The sequence AAAAACTATCTGTTGATACGGACCATTAAACTTAAAAAAGGTATTCGGAATTGCATCTTGAATAATTAAAGTTTGGCAGAATGAAAAAAATTCATCCCTTGTTGATGCCAATGAAATGCGAATTTAGATCCTGGCCTTATTGAATGTCGAAATACTGTATACCTGACATTCCACAACCGGCAATTTTTCGAGACGATCGCAGGCAGCACCTGCCAATCTTGAAAAAAAAGCAGGGTAACAACCTCACATTGGTTTATTAAAAGGCTCCATTAGCGTCGGCCAGTTGTCGAGGTTGATCGTCCTCCCGCCTTAACCTCGAAGTCGCTAACATTTATTTTAATCTTCATATCTAAAATGAACATACGTTGACAGATGCGCTTCATTATTCGTCCGAGAATTAAGAGTATTCACTACACAGGCTCGATTCCGCATTTTTATCCAATGCAGTTTGTATGATTTTTCCACTTTGTAATCATTCCGCGCGCCGAGGCTTCTTTGACTTTGAAAGCGCTTCGTAGCCTGAGATTACATCGAACAGTTCCTCGTCTATGCCACTCTGGCGCAAACGATTGAAGGCGGCGTGGAAATTCTCAAGCAGTTCGTCGATGTTTTTGTCCGCACGTTCCATCGCGGCCAAGCGGCTCGCATTTTCGCTCGCCAGGGATTCAGCGCAGGCACGAAACAGCGAGACGAAAAGATATTCACTAATCAATGCGCGTAAAGTTGTAGTACCGCCGCCGATAACCTCTGGTAAGTTTGCTGTCGGCCAGGGAAGTTCGGCCAGCCTGCGTCGCCAGTTTTCATCCAGTGGCAGTAATCGCTGACTGACAGGCTCATAAACCGCGCCGGATTTGGGACGGTTGTAAAACAAATGAAGCTCGGCAACTTGAGTCGGATTTGCTCCAATTTCATCCGTAGCGCCAGTCTGGAGTGGGGACGATGCACTGTGAATCACATCGCTTTCAATCAGAATTCGCCCAATCAGCGGTGTGATTGCCTTGACGGAATTCGGCACGGCAAACAGTCCACTTAACGGCAGGCCCGCATCCGCCAAACGCGAATGAACACGCTCACCGACAGCCCAGACTTGCAGGTTGCCGGGCTTAGCCGCGAGAGTCCTTATCGCAAAATCAGCCACTACTTCATTAAACTGACCGACCAGACCCTGATCGGAACCAAACACGATGGCGCCAACTGCAGTTCGTGCGGTTCTTTCTGATCTCTCAGGTCTCACTGCCCCCGACTCGATTTCGCGAAAACAAACGCGTAAGCCAAGTTCCACGGTGCGGTAGTAATCGGACAGGGCACGCACCGATTGCTCGTATTGGCCAATACTGGAAGCGGCCAGCGCTTTCATGGTGCGGACCACCGATTGCAGATCGCCGGCACTGTCAATTTTTCTGCGCAGGCTCGCTGTCGTGTTGCTCATGACTTTGCTTTCGTTGCTGCATTGGGCATGGGTTGAAACGTTTCGAGTGCCTGGCTGGCGATTTCGATGATCGTTTTACGATCAGCCTCGCTTAATTTTGTGGCCGTATCCAATCGTGCACACACTTGCGCCGGGAGGTTAACAGCTGCCTCGTGTACGGCATGCTCGGCATCTGTCATCTGGTTAATCGGCACCGTGTCGAAAAGCTCCGCAGTCAACGCTAGCAAAATTGCGATTTGTGCAGGTACGGACACAGGGGCAAATTCCGGTTGTTTGAGGCAGGCGCGGATTCGACGTCCATGATCAATGGACTTGCGGGTATTTTCATCCAATCGAGCGCCAAACCGTGCAAAGGTCTCGAGTTCCTCGAACTGGGCGTAAGCTAGCTTAAGGTCGCCCGCGACAGCGCGGTAGGCCGCCCGTTGTGCCTTGCCGCCGACGCGTGAAACGGATTTTCCCACATCGACAGCGGGCAATACGCCCAATTCAAACAGCGAAGGCGAGAGATAGATCTGCCCGTCAGTGATGGAAATCAGGTTGGTCGGTATATAGGCGGCAATATTTTGCGCTTCGGTCTCGATGATCGGCAAGGCGGTCAGCGAACCGCCGCCAAGTTTCTTGCATAGATGGGTTGCACGTTCCAGCAAGCGGGAATGAATATAGAAGATATCTCCTGGAAACGCTTCCCGTCCGGGGGGACGGCGGAGTAACAGGGAAAGCTCGCGATAGGCTCGGGCATGTTGGGTGAGATCGTCGTAAACGATCAGTACATCACGACCCGCTTGCATAAAGTGCTCCGCGATACTGGTCGCCGCATAAGGTGCAATGAAGGCTAGACCGGGTGGATCGTTACCCTCTGTTACCAGTATGACGGTATAATCAAGCGCGCCTTTTTCGCGCAGGATGGCCACTGTCTTCGCTACCGAGGCTGCGCGCTGGCCAATAGCGCAATAAACGCAGAGCACATTTTGGTCACGTTGATTGAGTATCGTATCGAGTGCAATAGCGGTTTTTCCCGTCTGGCGGTCGCCCAAAATTAATTCGCGCTGGCCGCGTCCTATGGGAATCAGCGCATCAATGACTTTGATACCTGTCTGCAGCGGCACAGTAACCGGGGCCCGGTCCATGATTGGCGTAGCGGGACGTTCAATCGGCAAGCGTTCGCTGGTGGTTACTGGTCCCTTGCCATCCAGCGGTCGGCCAAGAGGATCAATCACGCGTCCCAGTAGATCGTCACCCACCGCCACATCCATGACCCGACCGGTACGCTCGACTTCATCCCCGGCATGCAGATGCCAGTATTCGCCGAGCAGTACGACACCGACTTCGTCTTCGTCTATGTTGAAGGCTGTGCCGTACACATCGCCAGGAAACTTTATCAACTCATCAAAACCTACGCCGGGGAGGCCGGAGACCTTGGCTATACCGGTGGAGACTGTGGTGATCCTGCCTGTCTCATGCGGTGTCAGTTGCGGCGTGAACGTTTCCCGCACCTGGCTTATGCCGGCAAAGGCGCTGTCGAAAACTTTTTGCAGGCTTTCAGATTCCCTGTTCATAGGTTATTGGCTGCTGGTTCTGGCATGACCTTGACTAAAGGTTTATCCTGATCTTTCAGAAGTTCAGCTACACCTTTTTCCAAAGACAGCAGATAATCTGCAATGCTCCATGCCAGCTTTTGTCCAGTCTCGGTAACAAGCTCAATGCCGCTGATCAGTTCCGGTGCAGTTTCAAATCGGATTTGTATGCCTGTCCTGAGCTGCGCCGCAGGATCCACAGAGAAAGTTTCGTTGAGCGCGTGTTGTATCGACGCTCGTTGCTCGGCAGACAAGTCAAACGCGCTGCGCACCAGCGAGGGTTCAATCGCTGTTATAAGTGCCTCAGCAAGGCCTTCTGTCGTTTTAGCATCCATCTCTCGCAATCGGCGGGTGAACACTTCGCACAGGCGATCTTCCAAGCTCGTGGTGGCCAGATCCGACAGCGCTTGTCGTGCAATCGCAAATACTTCCAGTTGGGTGCGGCGACGAAGGGTTTGATTGAGATGATGTACTTCGTTTCTCAGCGTTTCCTGTCGTTTTGCACTTAAGCTGTCAGCCGCCTTACGCGCTTCGTCGAGGAGCCGCTGACCTTCGGTTTTCGCATCAAACGTCGCCTGATTGAGAAGTTCTGCCCGTTGCTTCTCGAAGGCAGCGTTTTTTTTCTGAAACTCGTTGCGTTCATTTTCGGCTTGGGCCCTTTTTGTATCCGCATCGCCAAGTTCCGCAGCGATCCGCTTTTCCCGCTCATCAATGGCATGCAAAATTGGCTGGTAAAGAAATCGCTTCATCAACCACACCAAGATGAGAAAGTTAAGCACTTGTGCGCCAACGGTGAACCAATCAATTATCATGGGTTACTTCCCCACGGTTTGAGCAATGATGTAATTCCAGAACGGGTTGGCGAAGATGAGAATCATAGATACTACGAAACAGTAGATGGCCGTGGATTCGATCATCGCCAGACCAACAAACAAAGTGCGAGTGATAGTAGCGGAGGCATCGGGCTGCTGGGCCAGCGCCGTTAAGGCTGTCGCGACCGCTTTTCCTTCCGCCAACGCAGGTCCAATAGTGCCAAAGCCCGTGGTGAAGCCGGCGATGACAATAGAAGCCACCGCGATAATAGTCATGCTATCCATAATAATTCCTTAAGTTGGGTTGTTGTTTAACGTTTTAAGTGACGGCTTGCGCGTGCGCGTGGCAGCCGCGATATAAACTGCAGCCAGGATGCTGAAGATATAGGCCTGAACCATGCCGGTAAGTAGGCCTAGCATCGTCATGACAATAGGAAAAATAAACGGCGTAATGCTCAGCAGAATACCGATAATCATCGACCCGCTCATCATGTTGCCGAACAGGCGGACGGCCAATGCCAGGGTACGGGATATTTCGCTAATGATATTAAACGGCAGCATGATAACGGTCGGCTGCACATACGACTTGAGATAACCACCCAAGCCCTGATTCAGGATACCGAAGAACGGCACGGCCACCAATACGCATAGCGCCAGTGCCACGGTCGTTGATAGCGATCCGGTCGGCGGTTCGAAACCGGGAATAACGGTACACAGGCTGGCCATGGCGATGAACAGGAACAGCGTGCCCAGAAACCCGAGATAGGTCCGCGGTTCTCTCAGGCCAACCTCTTCAATTTGTTTTTCGATGGCGGTGACGATAATTTCCAGAAAGTTTTGCCAGCGGCTACGTTGCAGGTCGGTGGACAGTTTTCGAGTAATGAGTTTTGATCCGATCACTAACACCAACATCAGTCCCCAGGTGAACACAATGGTGGCATTGAGTGTGATAAAACCGTGTTGCCAGAAGATGATCTGATCGGGGCTAAGGCGCATGTCTGGTCTCGGTTACCGAACCGGTTTGTGCCTCTCCGGAAGTTCGGGTTAGTCTGGTCACGATATGACGCGCCATGAGAAAGCCAAGCAGACACAACAGCATCCGCTGCCAATGACCGTCGGCAACAATATAAAATCCAATCATGGTAGTGCTGGTCCTTAACAGAAGGCTGGAGATTAACCACAGCGTAGGTCGTTTAGAAGATACGCATTTACGGACCGTCCACCAAAGGCCGCCGAAGAACATCGCACCCAGCAGTAATCCCACGAGCAACGCCAACGCCCCTGTCATCATTTCATTCATCGTTGTCCTCCTGTTCATTTCGCATAGCCTGGTCTTCCTTGACAACCCAGTACCACGCATTGAAGCAGCCGAGTGTGAGCCCGGCGACCAATAATGCCAGTGTCCAGGAGCGACCTCCCGGATAACGTTGATCCAACCAGAGTCCAAGCGCTGTGCCGAGCAAAGTCGGTATCACCACCGACCAACCAATCATTCCCATCATTCCTAAGCCGAACCAGACACCTGGCGTGGCATTACGCTTAGCTTTGAGTTTGCGCGCCGCCTTTGCGCCAACCTGCGTGGCAAAAGGGTGAGAGTCCTGCGAAGTTTGCTTAGTCTCGTTAGTCATGTTGAAAACTCGTAAAGCGGCGCAGAAACCCGGCTTCCAATTTCATCAGAACTAAGCGCATGCTTTGTTCTTGTTCGTCCAGGATCAAAAATTCCTGCTCAACTGTATCCCGCAAGTGACCAAGATCCGGGCCGTCCATCGCACGGCGGACGGAAACCAGCACATCCGGACCGGTCTTGATCAGTACCCCTTCGTCCACGGCCAGCAAAATTTCCCCGTCAGATTCTGTCTCGTAGATAAGAATGCCCGGTTCAAGCGCCGCGACGCAGTCGAGCCGGTTTGGCAAGAGCCCAAAGGAGCCCGCGCGCGTCTCCGCCACAATGCGCAAAACACCGATTTTATCGGTGAAGACCTGAAAGGGCAGAAGAATCTTAAGGTGCATGGTTGTAAATGGCATATTTGTTCTACAGTTGAGATTTCGCCTCGGCGGGCGGCTTCGTGAAAGTTTTGGCTTGAGTTTGCTGTGCCGGCTCTGATGGGGCGCTGGAAGCAGGTTTAGCTGATTTCGTTTTCTGTTTTGCCTCATCCACCGCGCCTATCATATAGAGTGCACTTTCAGGGTGGTCTTTGAACTCATCGCGCAAAATGCGCTCACAGCCATCCAGTGAATCCTTGAGGCTAACGAGTTTTCCCTGGAGGCCGGTGAACTGCTCAGTAGTGAAAAAGGGCTGGGTCAAAAAACGCTCCAATCGGCGGGCTCGCGCAACCACGTTGCGGTCCTGTGGAGAAAGCTGCTCCAAGCCCAGCATGGCAATGATGTCCTTGAGTTGTTCGTATTGTGCGAGCGTTCGCCGGATTTCCTGCGCCAAGCGGTAATGACGTTCGCCGACGATACCGGGCGTGGTCATCTTGGAGCTGGATTGCAGCGGATCGATAGCCGGGAAAAGCCCTTCGCTAGCCCGCTTGCGTGACAACACAATAGAGGCGGAGAGATGCGAGAAGGTATGCGCTGCAGCTGGATCGGTCAAATCGTCAGCCGGCACATAGACCGCCTGGATCGAGGTGATAGCGCCGTTATCGGTATTGGCAATACGCTCCTCCAAGCCCGACAGCTCAGTGCCCATGGTCGGCTGATAACCCAGACGTGAAGGCATCTGTCCCATCAAGCCGGAGATCTCCATGCCCGCCTGAATGAAGCGGAAAATATTGTCGATGAGCAGTAACACATCGCGGTGTTCGTTGTCGCGGAAATACTCCGCCATCGTCAACGCAGCATGACCGACTCGAAAACGGGCACCAGGTGGTTCGTTCATTTGGCCGAAGATCATTACCATATTCGGCAATACGCCAGCCTCCTTCATTTCACGGTAAAGCTCCTCGCCTTCACGACAACGTTCGCCTATGCCGCAAAAAATGCTGACGCCCTCTTGGTGCCCGATCATGTTATGGATCATTTCGGTCAGTAATACCGTCTTGCCCACACCTGCCCCGCCAAAAAGCCCCGCTTTACCGCCTCGCTCCAGTGGTACCAGTACATCTATGACCTTGATGCCTGTTTCAAAAACTTCGGACTGAGTGGAACGTCTTACCAACGGCGGGGGCGCCCGGTGCACCGAACGCCACTGGATATCGGTTGGCTCCGCTTCGCGGTCTATGGCGTTACCGAAAACGTCGAACATACGCGAGAGAATGCCCTTGCCGACTGGTGCCTGCAATGGCGCGCCTGTATTCTCTACCAACATGCCGCGTGCGAGCCCTTGTGTGGGCGTCAAGGCAATTCCGCGTACCCTTTGGGCATCCAGTTGCGTCAGCACTTCAATGACAATCCGCCCTTGGTCCGCGCTCAGCAAAGAATAGATGGGCGGCAACTGTTCATCGAACCGAATATCCACGACACTGCCGCGCACCGAGACAACCTTGCCAAGGTTTATAGCGTTAGGTTCGCGACTCATAATTCCTTCATTAATTTATTTCCTCATTACGTTACTGTCTGCCTGTGTTGCGGCAGTCAGTAGATTAATTAAAGGCAGCCCTCGATTTGCCAAACTTACCACTGTCTCATCCTCCTTTTTATCCGCAACTGGCTGGTGACCTTCGATGCGTGCTTCCATCATGCAAAGCATGTCATCATTGCCGCGCTTCTTGTCGCTGTTCTCATCGCTCAGGTGGACTTCCACTCGCGTGATGTGATTGCTGACTTGGCTCAAGGCACTTTCTATGATGCCACTGACATGAGCGGCCATTGCCTCGTGACCTTCGATATTGTGGTCGGTATTAATTTGGATTTGCATGGTGTTCTCCTGTTGTGAGAATAATATTCAGCTCTTTTGAAACAGCAGGATCAGGACGATCAATACCGCCAACATTCCTACCCACAGCATGAGTGCGGTGTGCGTGGCTTTTTCGGCTTGATCTTTCTCCCACCAGGTAGCCGGATGAATGCCTTGCACCAGAAACGTCGTCACCCCGGCAAGGTTTATACTGAAGAGGTTCACCAGAAACAGCGACAACGCTCCCATTGCTAATGCCAGATGCCCGCCGCCCAGCAGCAATCCAAAGGCTACCAACGGCGGCAATAACGCCACCGCCACCATCACTCCAATCAGTGCCGTTGGTGCACCCGCCGTAAATGCCAGCGCGCCAGCACAGCCCGACGCCAGTGCCACCGCGATGTCGCCCATCCCAACCCCGTTGCGCGACGCCAGTTCAGGCGTTGCCGGATCCACTTGCAGCAGCATGCCGATAAATACCGACAACACCATGGTCGTCACGATCCCGGCAAGTGCTGTCAGGATTGAGCTACGAAGCAGCGACAAGTCACC comes from Methylicorpusculum oleiharenae and encodes:
- a CDS encoding F0F1 ATP synthase subunit gamma translates to MSNTTASLRRKIDSAGDLQSVVRTMKALAASSIGQYEQSVRALSDYYRTVELGLRVCFREIESGAVRPERSERTARTAVGAIVFGSDQGLVGQFNEVVADFAIRTLAAKPGNLQVWAVGERVHSRLADAGLPLSGLFAVPNSVKAITPLIGRILIESDVIHSASSPLQTGATDEIGANPTQVAELHLFYNRPKSGAVYEPVSQRLLPLDENWRRRLAELPWPTANLPEVIGGGTTTLRALISEYLFVSLFRACAESLASENASRLAAMERADKNIDELLENFHAAFNRLRQSGIDEELFDVISGYEALSKSKKPRRAE
- a CDS encoding TIGR00341 family protein; translation: MALRLIEMVIQEKDGEEVVELLKDHKLLEHRQIRLSDGEVLVRILLDAEQSEAVLDVLGKRYAGKEGNRLVILAVEATLPRAEPEPADTPEQAAQEEKSQERISREELYEDIKDAADFSWVYIAMVVLSTIVAAVGLYYDSVAIIIGAMVIAPLLGPNMALSLATTLGDLSLLRSSILTALAGIVTTMVLSVFIGMLLQVDPATPELASRNGVGMGDIAVALASGCAGALAFTAGAPTALIGVMVAVALLPPLVAFGLLLGGGHLALAMGALSLFLVNLFSINLAGVTTFLVQGIHPATWWEKDQAEKATHTALMLWVGMLAVLIVLILLFQKS
- a CDS encoding F0F1 ATP synthase subunit epsilon, whose protein sequence is MPFTTMHLKILLPFQVFTDKIGVLRIVAETRAGSFGLLPNRLDCVAALEPGILIYETESDGEILLAVDEGVLIKTGPDVLVSVRRAMDGPDLGHLRDTVEQEFLILDEQEQSMRLVLMKLEAGFLRRFTSFQHD
- a CDS encoding AtpZ/AtpI family protein, whose translation is MTNETKQTSQDSHPFATQVGAKAARKLKAKRNATPGVWFGLGMMGMIGWSVVIPTLLGTALGLWLDQRYPGGRSWTLALLVAGLTLGCFNAWYWVVKEDQAMRNEQEDNDE
- a CDS encoding F0F1 ATP synthase subunit B family protein, with product MIIDWFTVGAQVLNFLILVWLMKRFLYQPILHAIDEREKRIAAELGDADTKRAQAENERNEFQKKNAAFEKQRAELLNQATFDAKTEGQRLLDEARKAADSLSAKRQETLRNEVHHLNQTLRRRTQLEVFAIARQALSDLATTSLEDRLCEVFTRRLREMDAKTTEGLAEALITAIEPSLVRSAFDLSAEQRASIQHALNETFSVDPAAQLRTGIQIRFETAPELISGIELVTETGQKLAWSIADYLLSLEKGVAELLKDQDKPLVKVMPEPAANNL
- the atpD gene encoding F0F1 ATP synthase subunit beta — protein: MSREPNAINLGKVVSVRGSVVDIRFDEQLPPIYSLLSADQGRIVIEVLTQLDAQRVRGIALTPTQGLARGMLVENTGAPLQAPVGKGILSRMFDVFGNAIDREAEPTDIQWRSVHRAPPPLVRRSTQSEVFETGIKVIDVLVPLERGGKAGLFGGAGVGKTVLLTEMIHNMIGHQEGVSIFCGIGERCREGEELYREMKEAGVLPNMVMIFGQMNEPPGARFRVGHAALTMAEYFRDNEHRDVLLLIDNIFRFIQAGMEISGLMGQMPSRLGYQPTMGTELSGLEERIANTDNGAITSIQAVYVPADDLTDPAAAHTFSHLSASIVLSRKRASEGLFPAIDPLQSSSKMTTPGIVGERHYRLAQEIRRTLAQYEQLKDIIAMLGLEQLSPQDRNVVARARRLERFLTQPFFTTEQFTGLQGKLVSLKDSLDGCERILRDEFKDHPESALYMIGAVDEAKQKTKSAKPASSAPSEPAQQTQAKTFTKPPAEAKSQL
- a CDS encoding F0F1 ATP synthase subunit C, which codes for MDSMTIIAVASIVIAGFTTGFGTIGPALAEGKAVATALTALAQQPDASATITRTLFVGLAMIESTAIYCFVVSMILIFANPFWNYIIAQTVGK
- a CDS encoding ATP synthase subunit I; the protein is MNRRTTMNEMMTGALALLVGLLLGAMFFGGLWWTVRKCVSSKRPTLWLISSLLLRTSTTMIGFYIVADGHWQRMLLCLLGFLMARHIVTRLTRTSGEAQTGSVTETRHAP
- a CDS encoding DUF1840 family protein, with amino-acid sequence MQIQINTDHNIEGHEAMAAHVSGIIESALSQVSNHITRVEVHLSDENSDKKRGNDDMLCMMEARIEGHQPVADKKEDETVVSLANRGLPLINLLTAATQADSNVMRK
- a CDS encoding F0F1 ATP synthase subunit A; this translates as MRLSPDQIIFWQHGFITLNATIVFTWGLMLVLVIGSKLITRKLSTDLQRSRWQNFLEIIVTAIEKQIEEVGLREPRTYLGFLGTLFLFIAMASLCTVIPGFEPPTGSLSTTVALALCVLVAVPFFGILNQGLGGYLKSYVQPTVIMLPFNIISEISRTLALAVRLFGNMMSGSMIIGILLSITPFIFPIVMTMLGLLTGMVQAYIFSILAAVYIAAATRTRKPSLKTLNNNPT
- a CDS encoding alternate F1F0 ATPase, F1 subunit alpha codes for the protein MNRESESLQKVFDSAFAGISQVRETFTPQLTPHETGRITTVSTGIAKVSGLPGVGFDELIKFPGDVYGTAFNIDEDEVGVVLLGEYWHLHAGDEVERTGRVMDVAVGDDLLGRVIDPLGRPLDGKGPVTTSERLPIERPATPIMDRAPVTVPLQTGIKVIDALIPIGRGQRELILGDRQTGKTAIALDTILNQRDQNVLCVYCAIGQRAASVAKTVAILREKGALDYTVILVTEGNDPPGLAFIAPYAATSIAEHFMQAGRDVLIVYDDLTQHARAYRELSLLLRRPPGREAFPGDIFYIHSRLLERATHLCKKLGGGSLTALPIIETEAQNIAAYIPTNLISITDGQIYLSPSLFELGVLPAVDVGKSVSRVGGKAQRAAYRAVAGDLKLAYAQFEELETFARFGARLDENTRKSIDHGRRIRACLKQPEFAPVSVPAQIAILLALTAELFDTVPINQMTDAEHAVHEAAVNLPAQVCARLDTATKLSEADRKTIIEIASQALETFQPMPNAATKAKS